A single genomic interval of Candidatus Jordarchaeales archaeon harbors:
- a CDS encoding ORC1-type DNA replication protein, with the protein MDERPLEKLFERFLSTKIFKNRDVLSHTYVPDELPHRDEQIEKVGLILASALKGGTPSNVFIYGKTGTGKTAVVRFVLKHLVAKCHELNVPAPIPAYLNCRIVNTNYRVLARLCSYLGVEVPFTGLPTDEVYNRFRDALDSRDVLMIIVLDEVERLVERDGSNVLYDLTRMNHTVLKRARVSIIGITNDLTFKDNLDPRVLSSLGEEELVFPPYTAAELRDILWQRAQLAFREDALDGPGVINLCAAIAAKEHGDARRALDLLRVAGEIAEREGAAKVTEEHVRAAQRVIERDHLTEALRTLPMHSKLVLYTIFELTRQGKGKARTGDIYNYYSSICKRSNIEPLTQRRVSSLINELDMLGVIVAHLKSRGRHGLSKEVRLNVPVGQVKQVLEEDPLIKRLASLGDLSSFLQA; encoded by the coding sequence TTGGACGAGCGCCCTCTTGAGAAGCTGTTCGAAAGGTTTCTTTCGACCAAGATATTCAAGAACCGTGACGTGTTAAGTCACACTTATGTGCCTGACGAGTTGCCTCACCGCGACGAGCAAATAGAGAAAGTTGGTTTGATTCTTGCCTCCGCTTTGAAGGGTGGGACGCCTTCGAACGTTTTCATATATGGTAAGACTGGTACTGGGAAGACTGCTGTTGTGCGGTTTGTCCTCAAGCACCTTGTAGCTAAGTGTCATGAGCTTAATGTGCCCGCCCCCATACCTGCATATCTTAACTGTAGGATTGTTAACACTAACTACCGGGTTTTGGCCCGGCTTTGCTCTTACCTTGGAGTTGAGGTTCCATTTACCGGTCTGCCCACCGATGAAGTCTACAACAGGTTTAGGGATGCTCTTGACAGCAGGGACGTGTTAATGATAATCGTGTTAGATGAGGTTGAACGTTTGGTTGAAAGAGATGGAAGTAACGTTCTCTACGACCTGACCCGAATGAATCACACGGTTCTGAAACGGGCGCGCGTCAGTATAATAGGGATCACAAATGACCTGACGTTTAAGGACAACCTTGACCCCCGTGTGTTGAGCAGTTTGGGAGAGGAAGAGCTTGTATTCCCGCCTTACACCGCCGCTGAGCTTAGAGACATTCTTTGGCAGAGGGCCCAGCTTGCCTTTAGGGAGGATGCTCTCGACGGTCCGGGTGTCATAAACTTGTGTGCTGCTATTGCCGCCAAGGAGCATGGGGACGCTCGCCGTGCCTTGGACCTTTTGAGGGTTGCAGGGGAGATAGCTGAACGTGAAGGGGCCGCAAAGGTCACAGAGGAGCACGTGAGGGCTGCTCAACGTGTCATAGAGCGCGACCACCTAACAGAGGCGTTGAGGACTTTACCCATGCACTCTAAGCTCGTGCTTTACACTATTTTTGAACTGACTAGGCAGGGTAAGGGCAAGGCTAGGACGGGGGACATTTACAATTATTATTCGAGCATTTGCAAGCGCTCTAACATTGAGCCTTTAACTCAGAGGAGGGTTAGTAGCCTGATAAACGAGCTCGACATGTTAGGGGTTATTGTGGCGCACCTTAAAAGCAGGGGACGTCATGGTCTGTCGAAAGAGGTAAGACTTAACGTTCCAGTTGGTCAAGTCAAACAGGTCTTGGAGGAAGACCCCCTCATAAAGAGGCTTGCGTCGCTGGGTGATTTATCTTCTTTTCTTCAAGCTTAG
- a CDS encoding DNA-directed DNA polymerase II small subunit produces the protein MTSTLQAAKKTVKELLEAGVQITPGALKILLTLNSDLASSVISRVKQMTGTLVLTEDDVKKLITPTGKETAPKTAKAEKINKEPTPQPVSKPEPTLKPEPTVTAKDVDEEFEVLMDPTHIIGSGGTLDDFVSYFRDRFMRLSNLLLKRGDIKGACKTSEVGKSGRDVRIIGIVKEISKTRNRSMVIELEDDEGAVSVLVPSSLAEKVRNLMLDQVICVEGKSNGSYVVADNVLWPDIPFDHTPRRAADPVIAVFISDTHFGSKKFMEKPFLRFLEWLQGKRGDEKSRALARQVKYLVIGGDIVDGVGVYPDQEEELVVRELYSQYKMAAKYLENVPDHVKIIAIPGGHDATRQALPQPAIPKEYGEPLYEIGVEMLGDPAHFKIHGVEVLCFHGDSLNDVITALSLDQHHPEKAMIELLRGRHLAPIYGSTPIAPEPLDLLVIERVPDILHCGHIHVNGQDVYRGVTVINAGTFQEQTNYQKSMGLVPTPGKPYIINLKDFKITQLDFTGD, from the coding sequence TTGACGAGCACATTGCAGGCTGCGAAGAAAACAGTTAAAGAACTATTAGAGGCAGGAGTGCAGATCACACCTGGGGCGTTAAAAATTTTATTGACGCTCAACTCGGACTTAGCGTCTTCTGTAATAAGCAGAGTTAAGCAGATGACTGGAACACTTGTTCTAACAGAAGACGACGTGAAGAAACTCATAACGCCTACCGGTAAGGAAACTGCGCCGAAGACGGCCAAAGCCGAGAAAATCAATAAGGAACCAACACCACAACCGGTTTCAAAACCAGAGCCAACTCTAAAGCCAGAGCCAACAGTGACAGCCAAAGATGTAGATGAAGAATTCGAAGTTCTGATGGACCCAACACACATTATAGGATCCGGTGGGACCCTAGACGACTTCGTCAGCTATTTCAGAGACAGGTTTATGCGCCTTAGCAACCTCCTTCTGAAAAGAGGCGACATTAAAGGAGCGTGCAAGACTAGCGAGGTTGGAAAGAGCGGCAGGGATGTCAGAATAATAGGAATAGTCAAAGAGATTTCAAAGACGCGCAACCGTTCCATGGTAATAGAGCTAGAGGATGATGAAGGAGCAGTAAGTGTCCTAGTTCCAAGCAGTTTGGCAGAAAAAGTGCGAAACTTGATGCTAGACCAGGTGATTTGTGTCGAAGGTAAGAGCAACGGATCGTATGTCGTAGCAGACAACGTACTTTGGCCGGACATACCCTTTGACCACACCCCTAGGAGGGCAGCAGACCCTGTGATAGCAGTTTTCATCTCGGACACGCACTTTGGCAGCAAGAAATTCATGGAAAAACCCTTCTTAAGATTCCTGGAGTGGCTGCAGGGGAAGAGAGGTGACGAGAAAAGCAGAGCTCTCGCCAGACAAGTCAAATATTTGGTGATTGGCGGCGACATAGTCGATGGTGTGGGAGTCTACCCGGATCAGGAAGAAGAACTCGTCGTCAGGGAACTTTATTCACAGTACAAGATGGCAGCAAAATACCTCGAAAACGTACCGGACCACGTGAAGATAATAGCTATACCAGGCGGACACGACGCGACGAGACAAGCACTCCCCCAGCCGGCAATACCAAAAGAGTACGGCGAACCGCTTTACGAAATAGGAGTTGAAATGCTTGGAGACCCAGCACACTTTAAAATACATGGTGTCGAGGTACTGTGTTTCCACGGAGACTCGTTAAACGACGTGATAACAGCATTGTCCCTAGACCAGCACCACCCGGAGAAAGCCATGATCGAACTTCTCAGAGGGAGACACTTAGCACCAATCTACGGATCAACGCCTATAGCTCCCGAACCACTAGACCTCCTAGTAATTGAACGAGTACCCGACATACTACACTGCGGACACATTCATGTAAACGGACAAGATGTATATCGGGGAGTAACCGTGATAAACGCAGGCACCTTCCAGGAGCAAACAAACTACCAGAAATCAATGGGACTAGTTCCAACGCCCGGAAAGCCCTACATAATAAACCTCAAGGACTTTAAAATAACTCAGCTAGATTTTACAGGCGACTAA
- a CDS encoding phosphate uptake regulator PhoU: protein MSKIEIRKLQKTGGSTFLLSLPKDWIKRMGLKQGDLVAVIERGDGSLLVDPRYSERERVKVAVIDIESSPDFTREITANFLYGYDVMRIRSKNGITPEQREAIKRSLQQLVGVEIVEESAKEITLQCLLSPSALSLKKTIKRTYLIAARMQEDAVTAIKDKDLDLAESVVVRDEDIDRLYFLMVRQLRSAIMEPNLAERMGISPIECLDYRVAVKSIESMADYSVKIAEQVHLMLNVNVSDKVIESILKINRIAHEMHSNAIEALVRKDGVLAAKTIAMKPQRNQAVEEAYKILAGEPVEVSIPLSTVIDMLDRISECGVDIADLA from the coding sequence GTGTCTAAGATAGAGATTAGGAAGCTTCAGAAAACTGGGGGAAGCACGTTTCTTTTAAGTCTTCCCAAAGATTGGATTAAGCGCATGGGTTTAAAGCAGGGGGATCTTGTAGCAGTAATAGAAAGAGGTGATGGCTCCCTTCTTGTCGACCCACGTTACTCTGAAAGGGAAAGAGTTAAGGTGGCTGTCATTGACATAGAATCAAGCCCAGATTTCACGAGAGAAATAACTGCTAACTTTCTTTATGGTTACGACGTTATGAGGATTCGTTCGAAGAATGGAATCACACCAGAGCAAAGGGAAGCAATTAAGCGCTCGCTTCAGCAGCTTGTCGGTGTTGAGATAGTGGAGGAGAGCGCCAAAGAAATCACTTTACAGTGCTTGCTATCTCCTTCGGCTCTTTCGTTGAAGAAGACTATAAAGAGGACTTATCTAATCGCTGCTAGAATGCAAGAGGATGCTGTCACTGCGATAAAAGACAAGGATCTCGATTTGGCTGAGAGCGTTGTAGTGAGAGACGAAGACATAGACAGACTTTACTTTCTAATGGTTAGGCAACTTCGCTCAGCGATAATGGAACCGAATTTAGCGGAAAGAATGGGAATCAGCCCAATAGAGTGCTTGGACTATCGCGTTGCAGTTAAGAGCATAGAATCCATGGCGGACTACTCTGTTAAGATAGCAGAACAAGTTCACCTTATGCTTAACGTTAATGTGTCAGACAAAGTGATTGAAAGCATTTTAAAGATAAATCGCATAGCACACGAAATGCACTCTAACGCTATAGAGGCGCTCGTTAGGAAGGATGGTGTGCTCGCTGCCAAAACCATTGCGATGAAGCCCCAACGCAACCAAGCTGTAGAAGAGGCATATAAGATTCTTGCAGGCGAACCTGTCGAGGTTTCTATTCCCCTCAGTACAGTAATAGATATGTTAGACCGCATCTCTGAGTGCGGCGTCGACATAGCGGACTTAGCATAA
- a CDS encoding MoxR family ATPase: protein MKSIDEMAREIQSRFKIVGRLEELKKALAAKLASRHILIEGEVGVGKTTLADAIAKYFNQPMYRVDGDERYTEAKLTGWFDPPAVMKYGYTKDAFIPGPLTLAMLEGGILFINEINRLSESTQNVLLPVMDEGRLGIPKIGEITAKDGFLIIATQNPLEHVGVTALSEALRDRFCWIRIDYQSEEEEREIVALRSGCSNPDIIRLAVKIVRATRTHEDLRRGASVRGAIDMARIISRFDDGQIKSKDLWVQVAIMALGTRVELEDGSGRTVEEVIKEIVEECFEDFH from the coding sequence ATGAAATCTATTGATGAAATGGCTCGTGAAATACAGTCGCGCTTTAAAATAGTTGGCAGACTGGAAGAATTGAAAAAAGCGTTAGCGGCCAAACTAGCATCACGCCACATTCTAATAGAAGGAGAAGTGGGTGTTGGAAAGACAACTCTAGCTGATGCCATTGCCAAGTATTTCAACCAGCCTATGTACCGTGTCGATGGGGACGAGAGATACACTGAGGCCAAACTAACAGGGTGGTTTGATCCTCCAGCAGTGATGAAATATGGGTATACAAAGGACGCCTTCATCCCAGGGCCTCTAACTCTCGCAATGCTCGAAGGAGGAATCCTCTTCATAAACGAGATAAACAGGTTGAGTGAATCTACGCAGAACGTTCTTCTCCCTGTTATGGACGAGGGCAGACTTGGAATACCAAAAATCGGTGAGATCACAGCGAAAGACGGCTTCCTAATTATAGCAACACAGAACCCGCTCGAGCACGTCGGCGTGACAGCTCTAAGTGAAGCATTGAGAGATAGGTTCTGCTGGATACGCATTGACTACCAAAGCGAGGAGGAAGAAAGAGAAATAGTGGCGCTTAGATCCGGCTGCTCTAACCCCGACATAATAAGGCTGGCAGTAAAGATAGTGAGAGCGACACGCACCCACGAAGACCTCCGAAGGGGCGCATCAGTTAGAGGCGCAATCGACATGGCACGCATAATCTCGCGGTTTGACGATGGACAAATAAAATCAAAGGATCTTTGGGTCCAAGTCGCAATAATGGCTCTGGGCACACGCGTAGAGCTAGAAGACGGCTCTGGCAGAACAGTCGAGGAGGTAATAAAAGAGATAGTTGAAGAATGCTTCGAGGATTTTCATTAA
- a CDS encoding VWA domain-containing protein: MNPFSEYDLLIEEISLGVAPPYVYAELAKNLDYASTRKAAELALKYGNLSAIKGLSRVNPVAVSDALSCPDAALLIARRLSRGDVQSPVELYALLRGNLNRKYRQIFRRLAKIAIIKTSLRISGRGLRGPLRRRVPYYPGLSEFDDELMIESFIEKGYLSYEDIVGLEPRSLAKSGVLIFDSSGSMTEEKLFNAALSTAVLAYNMRNEDYAVIGFGTRAFTIKRIGERKSIDKVVEEILDISSIGYSNINDALSVGLKELSKVKHRGRRWGVLITDGEWNVGGDPLPIAAKFPTLHVIATPSKGKIAEHGLKTCRELAKAGRGRFMVVKSFSEIPRLLAKLLLS; encoded by the coding sequence GTGAACCCCTTCTCGGAATACGATCTCCTCATAGAGGAAATTTCTCTAGGCGTAGCTCCTCCATACGTATACGCTGAACTCGCAAAAAACCTCGATTACGCTTCCACAAGGAAGGCGGCAGAGCTTGCTTTAAAATACGGCAACCTTTCCGCCATAAAGGGCCTTTCAAGAGTGAACCCTGTGGCTGTCTCTGACGCCCTCTCCTGCCCTGATGCCGCTCTCTTAATCGCTAGGCGTTTATCCCGCGGTGACGTTCAAAGTCCCGTGGAGCTTTACGCTTTATTGCGCGGGAACCTTAATCGCAAATACCGACAAATCTTCCGGAGACTAGCTAAGATCGCCATAATCAAGACTTCACTTAGAATAAGTGGGCGCGGACTCAGAGGCCCCTTAAGGAGAAGGGTTCCTTACTATCCGGGGCTATCCGAATTCGACGACGAGCTAATGATAGAATCTTTCATCGAGAAAGGATACCTTTCATACGAGGACATAGTTGGACTGGAACCCCGATCTCTGGCAAAATCAGGCGTGTTGATCTTTGACTCCAGTGGGAGCATGACTGAAGAAAAGCTCTTTAACGCAGCGCTTTCCACAGCGGTTCTAGCCTACAACATGCGAAATGAAGACTACGCAGTCATAGGGTTCGGTACGCGCGCCTTTACAATAAAAAGAATTGGTGAACGAAAAAGCATAGACAAAGTGGTGGAAGAAATATTGGACATAAGTTCTATAGGGTACTCGAACATAAATGACGCTCTATCTGTCGGTTTGAAAGAACTGTCCAAAGTAAAGCACAGGGGGAGGCGGTGGGGTGTCCTAATAACCGACGGCGAATGGAATGTAGGAGGGGACCCGCTACCAATAGCAGCCAAATTCCCAACTTTACATGTCATAGCGACACCAAGCAAAGGAAAGATAGCAGAGCATGGACTAAAGACGTGCCGGGAGTTGGCTAAGGCAGGTAGAGGCCGTTTCATGGTCGTGAAAAGCTTTTCAGAGATCCCTCGCTTACTCGCAAAACTTCTTCTTTCCTAA
- a CDS encoding selenium metabolism-associated LysR family transcriptional regulator: MKIEYLRTFIEVVEKGGFLRAARELGVTQATVSNHIAALEKFFGAVLFDRSKRTVRLTKEGEILLEKAKKILSIVEEAKRELTWMAREKEGKIKVAASTIPGEHILPWLVARFKEVRPKVSFEIEVMDSSEALKKLLEGEVDLAAVGSLFDRSTNEFDVVPIGKEKLVFVCPVGHELVRKEKVTLEDCLKYPFVFRSKTSGTRAEAEKALTLRRVPPGKLKISLEVGSTEAVVNAVSAGLGITIMSETAARKAEAAGLVKIIEVEGWKAERMLYLVRDKRRPLAAMAEEFWRFASEMWKKG; this comes from the coding sequence ATGAAGATAGAATATCTTAGAACATTTATTGAAGTCGTAGAGAAGGGAGGATTTTTAAGGGCTGCTAGGGAGCTAGGGGTCACGCAGGCTACTGTAAGTAACCATATAGCGGCACTTGAGAAGTTTTTTGGTGCGGTTCTCTTTGATAGAAGCAAAAGGACCGTGAGGTTAACTAAGGAAGGAGAAATTTTACTGGAGAAGGCGAAAAAGATACTTAGTATCGTTGAGGAAGCTAAGAGGGAATTGACGTGGATGGCAAGGGAGAAAGAGGGGAAAATAAAGGTTGCAGCAAGCACTATTCCCGGGGAACATATCCTTCCATGGCTGGTGGCCCGCTTCAAGGAGGTAAGACCTAAGGTTAGCTTTGAGATAGAAGTGATGGACAGCAGTGAGGCTTTGAAGAAGTTGCTTGAGGGAGAAGTTGATCTAGCAGCTGTGGGTAGCCTTTTCGATAGAAGTACTAACGAGTTTGATGTAGTACCCATAGGGAAAGAAAAACTAGTTTTCGTATGTCCTGTTGGGCATGAGCTTGTGAGGAAGGAGAAAGTCACCTTAGAAGACTGCTTAAAATATCCTTTCGTCTTCAGAAGTAAGACTTCAGGTACGCGTGCTGAAGCGGAGAAGGCCCTTACACTGCGGAGGGTTCCCCCTGGCAAGTTGAAGATCTCACTAGAAGTAGGAAGCACTGAGGCGGTGGTAAATGCAGTGTCGGCAGGACTTGGCATAACAATAATGTCAGAAACAGCAGCTAGGAAAGCTGAGGCTGCGGGGCTCGTCAAAATTATAGAGGTGGAGGGGTGGAAGGCCGAGCGCATGTTGTACTTAGTTAGAGATAAGAGGAGGCCGCTAGCTGCGATGGCAGAAGAGTTTTGGAGGTTCGCGTCAGAAATGTGGAAGAAAGGTTAG
- a CDS encoding ribonuclease E/G — protein sequence MEEKIQVRVRGIYTTALSKLFLKHGLSITQSSSVLAERLKIERTMEPPDVEVFDTKNRQGVVITGEKKPLERVVNIIREELEDVIIRKAKVNLNAIYVGRIIGKRGDRAIADIGCLKLPVKGSCKEEGEIQLLRICEVDPRPQATGEIAIAGKYVVLTSSGHVGVSNKIKDRDIRNVLYRIGNKMKPAGVGIIFRTAAGKADLSLITKEVEEIGEELKKIISLSENVDEPTLIREGDETVIAEFPASAKKQLDEIRGSVTPTIDGHHFYKSLGSDVALLVDFAENLISKHPELRSEIKETLQKMTISDSLKNGSKVRFEHIKLDGKVLFLHGKILQNKDDQEIVVKRSFTEGGYYDGLNVPKEEGDYGITRVRVGEWFFRTEYYSKNGEFKGAFHNINTPIEIYPGKIRYVDLEIDVVQLPDGTLRIIDKNALEEAFIKGYITEKLKQKAEQIAEYIVENVCTNRPK from the coding sequence TTGGAAGAAAAAATTCAGGTTAGAGTTAGAGGAATCTATACTACGGCGCTCTCTAAGCTTTTCCTAAAACATGGCTTATCGATCACCCAAAGTTCATCGGTGTTGGCTGAAAGGCTGAAAATCGAGAGGACAATGGAACCTCCAGATGTAGAAGTTTTCGACACAAAGAACAGGCAGGGAGTGGTCATAACAGGTGAGAAAAAACCCTTGGAAAGGGTCGTCAACATAATTAGAGAGGAATTAGAAGACGTCATTATCCGTAAAGCTAAAGTCAACTTAAACGCCATCTATGTTGGCCGCATAATTGGTAAGCGTGGAGATAGAGCAATCGCTGATATAGGATGTCTGAAGCTTCCTGTGAAGGGGAGCTGTAAAGAAGAAGGGGAAATACAGCTTCTAAGGATATGTGAAGTGGATCCGCGACCACAGGCGACTGGGGAGATAGCTATTGCTGGAAAGTACGTGGTGCTGACTTCCAGTGGACATGTAGGGGTGAGCAATAAAATTAAAGATAGAGATATACGCAATGTGCTCTACCGGATTGGTAACAAAATGAAACCTGCTGGGGTAGGCATAATCTTCAGGACGGCGGCGGGGAAAGCGGACCTTTCACTTATTACAAAAGAAGTAGAAGAAATAGGGGAAGAATTGAAGAAAATAATTTCTCTTTCAGAGAACGTAGACGAGCCGACACTTATTAGGGAAGGCGACGAAACCGTTATCGCTGAGTTCCCCGCAAGCGCAAAAAAACAACTGGACGAAATAAGAGGGAGCGTTACGCCAACAATAGACGGGCACCACTTCTACAAGTCACTGGGGAGCGATGTTGCACTTCTAGTCGATTTTGCTGAAAATCTTATTTCAAAGCATCCAGAGCTGCGAAGTGAGATCAAAGAAACGCTTCAAAAAATGACTATCAGCGATTCTTTAAAAAACGGGAGCAAAGTGCGCTTTGAGCACATAAAACTTGACGGTAAAGTATTGTTTCTTCACGGAAAAATACTGCAAAACAAGGACGATCAGGAGATAGTTGTAAAGAGAAGCTTCACTGAGGGGGGATATTATGACGGACTGAACGTTCCGAAAGAGGAAGGAGATTACGGCATAACTAGAGTTAGGGTAGGCGAGTGGTTCTTCAGAACAGAATATTACTCTAAAAACGGGGAGTTCAAGGGCGCATTTCACAACATAAACACCCCAATAGAAATTTACCCTGGAAAAATAAGATATGTGGACCTAGAAATTGACGTTGTGCAGCTTCCTGACGGAACTCTAAGAATCATAGACAAGAACGCGCTCGAAGAAGCATTTATTAAAGGGTACATAACAGAAAAACTTAAACAAAAAGCCGAGCAGATTGCAGAGTATATAGTGGAAAATGTTTGCACGAATAGACCCAAATGA
- a CDS encoding UPF0147 family protein, producing the protein MSNALEKMNQAIAILKQISEDTTTPRNIRRAANEAIEALKEPKYTPAVKASNAISILEEASQDPNCPLHSRTKIWSAVSILETIRDE; encoded by the coding sequence TTGAGCAACGCCCTTGAAAAAATGAATCAGGCAATAGCTATCTTGAAACAAATATCCGAGGATACGACTACTCCAAGGAACATTAGAAGAGCAGCAAACGAGGCAATAGAAGCACTTAAAGAACCTAAGTACACGCCCGCAGTTAAAGCATCAAACGCGATATCTATACTTGAGGAGGCGTCTCAAGATCCAAATTGCCCTCTACACAGTAGGACAAAGATATGGAGCGCGGTGTCCATTCTGGAAACAATAAGAGATGAGTAA
- a CDS encoding Sjogren's syndrome/scleroderma autoantigen 1 family protein: protein MESENLQKMVDMLRRGATLLSKACPACSSPLFKIGGKIWCPTCEKQVVVVKEGEPLPSELSSLLLSSLANTIYEKLREVEGRIKGAEDVGELQEALRLAVGLLEVLERIKRLT, encoded by the coding sequence TTGGAGTCTGAAAATTTACAGAAAATGGTTGACATGTTAAGGCGAGGGGCCACGCTCCTCTCTAAAGCTTGCCCTGCCTGCAGCTCCCCCTTGTTTAAGATAGGCGGGAAAATATGGTGTCCGACTTGTGAGAAGCAAGTTGTTGTTGTTAAAGAGGGGGAGCCTCTGCCGTCGGAGTTGAGCAGCCTGCTACTTTCAAGTCTAGCTAACACGATTTACGAGAAGCTCAGAGAGGTTGAAGGTCGCATTAAGGGAGCTGAAGATGTAGGCGAGCTGCAGGAGGCATTAAGGCTTGCAGTAGGCTTGCTAGAGGTTTTGGAAAGAATAAAGCGGTTAACATGA